From Pseudovibrio sp. Tun.PSC04-5.I4, a single genomic window includes:
- a CDS encoding TlpA disulfide reductase family protein: protein MKKLTVTRKFSLGKGLIAAFAGIVVVTGTVWALNSQKSEAPQALACSSSMNTAKNLKGLTTGEMASFLPAEKPLKLTELKFDDAEGNSVSMADLKGTKLLNLWATWCAPCRKEMPDLDRLQREAGSEDFNVVAVNMDRGENNPKPLNFLKEIGVTDLAYYSDHTMDTFNNLRSKGKAPGLPSTIMIGEDGCEIGTMFGPADWASSEALTLINAALAGQKQK from the coding sequence ATGAAGAAGTTGACAGTTACAAGAAAGTTTAGCCTCGGAAAAGGGCTTATTGCTGCATTCGCAGGAATTGTGGTTGTAACCGGAACGGTTTGGGCGTTGAATTCTCAAAAAAGTGAGGCTCCTCAAGCCCTCGCCTGCTCTTCTTCAATGAATACAGCAAAAAATCTCAAGGGTTTGACCACAGGCGAAATGGCCTCGTTTCTGCCTGCAGAGAAGCCTTTGAAGCTGACAGAGCTAAAATTCGATGATGCTGAAGGCAATTCAGTTAGTATGGCAGACCTGAAAGGCACCAAGCTTCTCAACCTCTGGGCTACATGGTGCGCTCCATGCCGAAAAGAGATGCCTGACCTTGATAGGTTGCAGCGTGAAGCTGGCAGCGAAGATTTCAATGTTGTTGCTGTGAATATGGATCGTGGTGAAAACAATCCAAAACCGCTTAATTTCCTGAAGGAGATCGGCGTAACGGACTTGGCATACTATTCAGACCACACCATGGATACATTCAACAATCTGCGCTCCAAAGGCAAAGCACCCGGCCTGCCAAGCACAATCATGATTGGCGAAGATGGCTGTGAGATTGGAACAATGTTTGGCCCAGCTGACTGGGCCTCTTCAGAGGCTCTGACGCTCATAAATGCAGCGCTGGCTGGACAGAAACAAAAGTAA
- a CDS encoding 3-hydroxybutyryl-CoA dehydrogenase: MVVEVKKVGVIGAGQMGNGIAHVSALAGFDVVLHDISQDRIEKGIASINGNLARQISKGTITEEERDLALTRIKTSDDVNALSDADLVVEAVSENEQVKRKVFQTVCPVLRPDAILGTNTSSISITRLASSTDRPEKFIGIHFMNPVPLMELVELVRGIATDDATFEASKKYTLGLHKTIAVSEDFPAFMVNRILLPMINEAIYTLYEGVGSVEAIDTAMRLGANHPMGPLQLADFIGLDICLSIMQVLYEGLADTKYRPCPLLVKYVEAGWLGRKTQRGFYDYRGEVPVPTR, translated from the coding sequence ATGGTGGTCGAAGTTAAAAAGGTCGGTGTTATTGGCGCCGGCCAAATGGGCAATGGCATCGCACACGTTAGTGCTTTGGCTGGATTTGACGTCGTCCTGCACGATATATCTCAGGATCGTATTGAGAAGGGCATAGCCAGCATTAATGGCAATTTAGCCCGTCAGATCTCAAAAGGAACAATTACCGAGGAAGAGCGTGACCTAGCTCTCACGCGCATCAAAACATCAGATGATGTAAATGCACTTTCTGATGCTGATCTTGTGGTGGAAGCAGTAAGCGAGAACGAACAGGTAAAACGTAAGGTTTTTCAAACTGTTTGTCCGGTCTTGCGGCCTGATGCTATTCTCGGCACAAACACTTCTTCAATTTCCATTACGCGTCTTGCCTCTTCAACAGACCGTCCGGAAAAGTTCATCGGCATTCACTTTATGAACCCGGTTCCACTCATGGAACTCGTGGAGCTCGTACGTGGCATAGCAACCGATGATGCGACATTTGAAGCTTCAAAAAAATACACGCTTGGCCTGCACAAGACCATTGCCGTGTCTGAAGACTTCCCTGCCTTCATGGTAAACCGCATTCTGCTACCAATGATCAACGAAGCGATCTACACCCTTTATGAAGGTGTTGGTTCCGTTGAAGCTATTGATACAGCAATGCGTTTGGGCGCCAACCATCCAATGGGCCCTTTGCAACTTGCAGATTTCATTGGTCTGGATATATGCCTGTCCATCATGCAGGTGCTTTACGAAGGCTTGGCGGACACCAAGTACCGCCCATGCCCACTGCTGGTTAAGTATGTGGAAGCTGGCTGGCTTGGCCGCAAAACACAGCGCGGTTTCTACGATTACCGCGGTGAAGTTCCGGTTCCAACCCGGTAA
- a CDS encoding MFS transporter, whose translation MTQQALLGARDVNLIRGVFFLQPIALGAWFPRIAEIQERVQATDGQFALALVGMPVGLLFMLMFAGRLTEKFGTRQLLVAGLFAFICLMPLPTYAESIVQLFVYLALVGGALAFVELCMNVIADKTERKSGQLIMSGCHGLWSFGVLVGSLISAGFSWAGYGPSESILMVSGIALLPAVFTSYSLNEGREPDVAEKSKDGFQMPSTALIAVCFFAFGITMTEGAIADWSAIYVTDLFGLSAWYAGIAYSAFAMMVTFGRLTGDWLRTRVAVEVAAAGICVIALVGVGILIVSSSYMISLLGFGLVGLGVSGGFPLAVTAAAQKPGRSAAINVGLMTQIALGGFLVGPLVIGYAADHLGIQGGFILLLPALALSLIMSRSLIKRE comes from the coding sequence ATGACTCAACAAGCCTTGCTTGGTGCGCGCGATGTGAATCTTATTCGCGGCGTCTTCTTTCTTCAACCTATTGCGCTTGGCGCTTGGTTTCCACGAATTGCAGAAATACAGGAACGGGTGCAGGCAACTGACGGGCAGTTTGCGCTTGCCTTGGTTGGTATGCCGGTTGGCTTGCTGTTCATGTTGATGTTTGCCGGACGGCTGACGGAAAAGTTTGGCACTCGTCAACTTTTGGTCGCTGGTCTGTTTGCGTTCATTTGCCTGATGCCGCTTCCGACCTATGCGGAATCAATTGTCCAGCTCTTTGTGTATCTGGCTTTGGTGGGCGGTGCGCTGGCTTTTGTTGAGCTCTGCATGAATGTGATTGCAGATAAGACCGAGCGGAAAAGTGGCCAACTTATTATGTCTGGCTGTCATGGGCTGTGGAGTTTTGGTGTACTTGTCGGAAGCCTGATCAGCGCCGGCTTCTCATGGGCTGGGTATGGGCCGTCCGAGAGCATTTTGATGGTGAGTGGCATCGCGCTTTTGCCCGCTGTTTTCACCTCCTACAGTTTGAATGAGGGAAGAGAGCCGGATGTTGCCGAAAAATCCAAAGACGGTTTTCAGATGCCGAGCACCGCGTTGATTGCGGTTTGCTTTTTTGCGTTTGGCATTACAATGACTGAGGGCGCAATTGCGGATTGGTCCGCGATTTATGTGACTGACCTGTTTGGTTTATCCGCATGGTATGCCGGTATCGCTTACAGCGCGTTTGCGATGATGGTGACCTTTGGTCGTTTGACAGGAGACTGGCTGCGCACCCGTGTTGCGGTTGAGGTCGCTGCGGCTGGAATTTGTGTTATCGCGTTGGTTGGCGTGGGAATACTTATTGTCTCGTCATCCTATATGATTTCGCTGCTCGGATTTGGACTGGTGGGGCTTGGTGTTTCTGGCGGATTCCCGCTGGCTGTGACAGCGGCCGCCCAAAAGCCGGGCCGCTCTGCTGCGATCAATGTTGGTTTGATGACGCAAATTGCGCTAGGCGGCTTCCTTGTTGGCCCGCTGGTCATTGGCTACGCTGCAGATCATCTCGGCATTCAAGGTGGATTTATTTTGCTGCTGCCTGCACTGGCCCTCAGCCTGATCATGAGCCGGTCTTTGATTAAGCGGGAATGA
- a CDS encoding FAD-binding protein: MTTLLVAEHSNSTLNDATAKALTAAAAMGGDVHVLVAGKDCGAAAEAASKLSGVAKILVADDSAYEHQLAEPVADLIVSLAGGYDAIVAASTTNSKNTLPRVAAKLDVMQISDVIAVDSADTFQRPIYAGNAIQTVQATDATKVLTVRTASFTAAELGGSAAVEAISAVADAGISSFVGEEIAASDRPELAGAKIIISGGRALGSEEKFNEVIIPVADKLGAAIGASRAAVDAGYAPNDWQVGQTGKVVAPDLYIACGISGAIQHLAGMKDSKVIVAINKDEEAPIFQVADYGLVADLFVALPELEKAL, from the coding sequence ATGACCACGCTTCTTGTGGCTGAACATTCAAATTCGACATTGAACGACGCAACCGCCAAGGCGCTGACTGCAGCTGCTGCAATGGGTGGCGACGTTCATGTTCTCGTAGCTGGCAAAGATTGCGGTGCAGCAGCTGAGGCTGCTTCCAAGCTCTCCGGTGTTGCAAAGATTCTCGTAGCTGACGATTCAGCCTATGAGCATCAACTTGCAGAACCAGTAGCTGATCTGATCGTTTCTCTGGCTGGCGGCTACGATGCAATCGTTGCTGCAAGCACAACGAACAGCAAAAACACATTGCCACGCGTTGCTGCAAAGCTCGATGTTATGCAAATCTCTGACGTAATCGCAGTTGATTCAGCAGACACATTCCAGCGCCCAATTTACGCTGGCAATGCAATCCAAACCGTTCAAGCAACTGATGCTACGAAGGTTCTGACTGTTCGTACAGCATCCTTCACGGCTGCTGAACTGGGTGGCTCTGCTGCTGTTGAGGCTATCTCTGCTGTTGCGGATGCTGGTATTTCCTCCTTCGTTGGAGAAGAAATCGCAGCTTCGGACCGCCCAGAGCTCGCTGGTGCTAAAATTATCATCTCCGGTGGTCGCGCACTCGGTTCTGAAGAGAAGTTCAACGAAGTCATCATTCCAGTTGCTGACAAACTTGGCGCTGCTATTGGTGCCTCCCGCGCAGCTGTTGATGCGGGTTACGCTCCAAACGACTGGCAGGTTGGCCAAACCGGCAAGGTTGTTGCTCCTGATCTTTACATCGCCTGTGGCATATCCGGTGCGATACAGCACCTTGCAGGTATGAAAGATTCCAAAGTCATTGTTGCTATAAACAAGGATGAAGAGGCTCCAATCTTCCAGGTTGCCGACTATGGATTGGTCGCTGACTTGTTTGTTGCACTTCCTGAACTGGAAAAAGCACTCTAA
- a CDS encoding ubiquinone biosynthesis hydroxylase: MSNTKQAATEDLYDVAIGGGGYVGLSLALALKQSEPSMKVALIDLRPRSAIENDPRSSAIAAGAVRMLTQLGIWDQLEDEAQPITEMIVTDSKLHDSTRPVFLTFEGDVDEGEPFAHMVQNNHLVGALHDAAKDEGVHIIAPEMVTDFAVEPNQVQITLGNGKTIQSKVLIAADGVRSKLRDLAGIHCNRWSYNQSGIVTTVAHERPHNGRAEEHFLPSGPFAILPLKGNRSSIVWTEKTAEANRLVNGDEFTFEIELERRFGHHLGELKLDGPRQAFPLNLVLARSFVSNRFALAGDAAHGIHPIAGQGLNFGFKDVAALTEVLVDAHRLGLDIGAAHILERYQTWRRFDTWQMGMTTDVLNRLFSNNIDPIRAVRDIGLGLVERMPFLKKSFIGEAAGMAGPSPKLLMGNAI, from the coding sequence ATGAGCAATACCAAACAGGCTGCTACTGAGGATCTGTACGACGTCGCGATCGGCGGTGGCGGGTATGTAGGGCTTTCACTGGCGCTTGCTTTGAAGCAATCAGAACCTTCTATGAAGGTTGCACTGATCGATCTTCGGCCTCGCTCAGCCATTGAAAACGACCCACGCTCCTCGGCCATTGCAGCTGGTGCAGTTCGCATGCTCACCCAACTTGGTATCTGGGATCAATTGGAAGATGAAGCCCAGCCGATCACCGAAATGATTGTGACGGACAGCAAACTGCATGACAGCACCCGCCCTGTTTTCCTGACCTTCGAGGGCGATGTTGATGAAGGCGAACCCTTTGCTCACATGGTTCAGAACAATCATCTGGTTGGCGCGCTGCATGACGCTGCCAAGGATGAAGGTGTTCACATCATCGCACCGGAAATGGTGACCGATTTTGCCGTTGAGCCCAATCAGGTTCAAATCACACTCGGCAATGGCAAAACCATTCAATCTAAAGTTCTCATTGCTGCTGATGGTGTTCGTTCCAAACTGCGTGACCTTGCAGGCATCCATTGCAATCGCTGGAGCTACAATCAAAGCGGCATCGTCACCACAGTTGCGCACGAACGCCCACACAATGGCCGCGCAGAAGAGCATTTCCTACCGTCCGGTCCTTTCGCGATCCTGCCATTGAAGGGAAACCGCTCTTCTATCGTCTGGACGGAAAAGACCGCTGAAGCCAATCGCTTGGTCAACGGCGACGAATTCACCTTTGAGATTGAACTTGAGCGCCGCTTTGGTCATCACCTTGGCGAACTAAAGCTTGATGGTCCACGTCAGGCCTTCCCGCTCAACCTTGTTCTGGCCCGCTCGTTCGTCTCCAACCGCTTCGCACTTGCTGGCGATGCGGCGCACGGCATCCACCCGATAGCAGGCCAAGGCCTCAACTTCGGCTTCAAAGACGTTGCAGCCCTCACGGAAGTGTTGGTGGACGCACACCGCCTCGGCCTCGACATTGGCGCAGCGCACATCCTTGAGCGCTACCAAACCTGGCGCCGTTTCGATACATGGCAGATGGGCATGACCACCGATGTGCTGAACCGCCTGTTCTCCAACAACATCGATCCTATTCGCGCCGTCCGCGACATCGGTCTGGGCCTCGTTGAGCGTATGCCGTTCTTGAAGAAGTCCTTCATTGGAGAAGCCGCTGGCATGGCTGGCCCTTCCCCCAAGCTCCTCATGGGCAACGCGATTTAA
- a CDS encoding SDR family oxidoreductase, with amino-acid sequence MTDKRSILITGCSTGIGYAAAHILKDRGWQVFPTCRKPEDVTRLRDEGFDAFQLDYCDSESIQCALESVLAITDGRLDALYNNGAYGLPGAVEDLPVEALRRQFETNLFGWHDLTRRIIPIMRKQGHGRIVQCSSILGLVAMDYRGAYNATKFALEGLTDTMRLELYGSGIQVSLIEPGPIQSEFSKTAVKMFYEEIGEDAKNKSHFRESYTRRLSMLSKGGTTKFKLPPDAVVKKLIHAIEAPTDKARYYVTVPTYIMGALRRILPTFMVDMILRRSAKSEE; translated from the coding sequence GTGACAGATAAACGTTCCATCCTCATCACCGGGTGCTCCACCGGTATCGGCTACGCCGCTGCTCATATCCTGAAAGACCGAGGCTGGCAGGTTTTCCCAACCTGCCGCAAGCCTGAGGACGTAACACGCCTGCGCGACGAAGGTTTTGACGCGTTTCAGCTGGATTATTGCGATTCCGAATCGATCCAGTGCGCACTTGAGTCAGTTCTGGCAATTACAGATGGTCGCCTTGACGCGCTGTACAACAACGGCGCTTATGGCCTGCCGGGTGCTGTTGAAGATTTACCCGTAGAGGCTCTTCGCCGCCAGTTTGAAACCAACCTGTTCGGCTGGCACGATCTGACCCGCCGCATCATTCCAATCATGCGCAAACAAGGTCATGGCCGCATCGTTCAATGCTCCTCCATCCTCGGCCTTGTCGCTATGGATTATCGCGGCGCCTACAACGCAACCAAGTTTGCGCTGGAAGGCCTGACAGACACAATGCGCCTTGAGCTCTACGGCTCTGGCATACAGGTTAGCTTGATCGAACCGGGTCCGATTCAATCCGAGTTCTCCAAAACTGCCGTCAAAATGTTTTATGAGGAAATTGGCGAGGACGCGAAGAACAAGTCCCACTTCCGCGAAAGCTACACGCGCAGGCTTTCAATGCTCTCCAAAGGCGGCACCACAAAGTTCAAACTCCCGCCAGACGCAGTCGTAAAAAAACTCATCCACGCTATCGAGGCTCCCACTGACAAAGCCCGTTATTACGTAACCGTTCCAACCTACATAATGGGTGCATTGCGCCGCATTTTGCCAACCTTCATGGTAGACATGATATTGCGAAGGTCGGCGAAGTCGGAGGAGTAA
- a CDS encoding YrhK family protein, translated as MALFHPDNSTMSERHKQIYAYCELAYTVVDFSAAALFVVGSILFFKEATTYFGTWLFLIGSILFGFRPTIKLFREIAYIRLGKYQDLPEGTENNTGWLNPDMK; from the coding sequence ATGGCATTATTTCATCCAGACAACAGCACAATGAGTGAACGACATAAACAGATTTATGCGTATTGCGAGCTCGCCTATACCGTTGTTGATTTTTCTGCAGCGGCCTTATTCGTAGTTGGCAGTATTCTCTTTTTTAAAGAGGCGACCACCTATTTCGGGACATGGTTGTTTTTGATTGGCTCAATTTTATTCGGATTTCGCCCAACAATTAAGCTCTTTCGGGAAATTGCATATATCCGCCTTGGGAAATATCAGGACCTGCCTGAAGGTACTGAGAATAATACGGGTTGGCTAAACCCCGATATGAAGTGA
- the tesB gene encoding acyl-CoA thioesterase II — protein sequence MTKAVENLLDTLDLEKLEENLFRGLSPQSGWQRVFGGQVIGQALVAASRTVAEGRQANSLHGYFLRPGDPTIPIIYEVDRIRDGGSFTTRRVVAIQHGHAIFAMSASFQRVETGMEHQIDMPDVPMPEDLLPVSEISEEIISKAPEPVQKYWKRERPIELRPVDLTQFFARKKLEPVQHVWVRAASKLPDDPRIHQCVLAYASDMTLLDTALFPHGINVFMPKLQVASLDHAMWFHSDFRFDEWLLYTQDSPRSAGGRGFSRGSLYTRDGVLIASAVQEGLMRMRERPVPGKG from the coding sequence ATGACGAAGGCTGTTGAAAATCTGCTGGATACGTTGGATCTTGAAAAACTGGAGGAAAATCTCTTTAGGGGATTGAGCCCACAAAGCGGATGGCAACGCGTATTTGGCGGGCAGGTTATTGGTCAGGCTTTGGTCGCCGCCTCCAGAACTGTTGCAGAAGGCCGGCAGGCAAATTCGTTGCATGGTTACTTTTTGCGGCCCGGCGATCCAACCATCCCCATCATTTACGAGGTGGATCGTATTCGTGATGGCGGAAGCTTTACGACACGGCGGGTTGTGGCGATCCAGCATGGTCATGCGATCTTTGCCATGTCTGCTTCTTTTCAGCGGGTAGAAACCGGCATGGAGCATCAGATTGATATGCCGGATGTGCCAATGCCGGAAGATCTGTTGCCGGTCTCTGAGATTTCGGAGGAAATCATCTCCAAGGCACCTGAGCCAGTGCAGAAATATTGGAAGAGAGAAAGACCTATTGAACTTCGTCCTGTTGATCTGACGCAGTTTTTTGCGCGGAAAAAGCTGGAACCTGTCCAGCATGTTTGGGTTCGCGCTGCTTCGAAGTTGCCGGATGATCCGCGCATTCACCAATGTGTTCTGGCCTATGCCTCAGACATGACTTTGCTGGATACGGCGCTGTTCCCGCATGGCATTAACGTGTTCATGCCAAAACTGCAGGTCGCGAGTTTGGATCACGCCATGTGGTTCCACAGTGATTTCCGGTTTGATGAGTGGCTGCTTTATACGCAGGATAGTCCGCGCTCAGCTGGTGGTCGCGGCTTTAGCCGTGGCAGTTTGTATACGCGAGACGGCGTGCTCATCGCTTCTGCTGTGCAGGAAGGTCTGATGAGAATGAGAGAGCGTCCGGTTCCGGGTAAAGGCTAG
- the cls gene encoding cardiolipin synthase codes for MTFILVFHILLVLTFTIRILLRDDLSPPVRLAWFIVLNVLPYVGVGVYFLFGETDLGHRADKRHKEIFDEIHESARQFMGTRADIDCLITPEYQNGFHYAGSINGFYPVAGNNAKLMEDATATRDSMITDIDAAQDYVHVLYYIWLNDHTGTALANALIRATQRGVVCRAMADGLGSHNLIKSQLWEKMKEAGVQLAVALPLDKPVRTLLTSRLDLRNHRKITIIDGKVTYCGSRNSADPEFLVKAKFAPWVDIMLRLTGPIVTQNQLLFISDWMQATGEKLNDFELKSEPVQEGFPAQVMGDGPTERKGATPQLFACLIATARFELTLSTPYFVPDETVLEALRAAAYRGVKVTLIFPKVNDSWIVAAASRSHYFKLLEAGCDLFEFKGGLLHAKTLTMDKKITLIGSSNLDLRSFDLNYENNILLQDNAITSSVLGRQQQYLDSSDQVFFETVSGWSYLKRIKNNVIATVSPIL; via the coding sequence ATGACCTTCATTCTAGTTTTCCATATTCTTTTAGTTCTCACGTTTACTATTCGAATTTTGCTGCGAGATGATTTGTCACCACCGGTTCGCCTCGCATGGTTCATCGTTTTGAACGTGCTTCCCTATGTCGGTGTCGGGGTTTATTTCCTGTTTGGAGAAACGGATCTTGGACATCGTGCAGACAAACGCCACAAAGAGATTTTTGATGAGATCCATGAAAGTGCAAGACAGTTCATGGGCACGCGAGCTGATATTGATTGCTTAATCACCCCGGAATATCAAAACGGTTTCCATTATGCTGGCTCAATAAATGGCTTTTATCCAGTTGCTGGAAACAACGCCAAACTCATGGAAGATGCCACAGCTACTCGCGATAGCATGATAACAGACATCGATGCCGCACAGGATTATGTGCATGTTCTCTATTACATCTGGCTAAATGACCACACGGGCACAGCACTCGCCAATGCTTTGATTAGAGCAACCCAGCGCGGGGTCGTATGCCGTGCAATGGCAGATGGCCTCGGCTCACACAATCTCATTAAATCGCAGCTATGGGAGAAGATGAAAGAGGCCGGCGTTCAACTGGCTGTCGCTTTGCCACTAGACAAACCGGTCCGAACACTCCTAACCAGCAGACTGGACCTGCGCAACCACCGAAAAATTACGATTATCGACGGGAAAGTAACCTACTGCGGCAGCAGAAACTCAGCTGATCCAGAATTCCTAGTCAAAGCCAAATTCGCTCCCTGGGTCGACATCATGCTTCGCCTGACCGGGCCCATTGTGACCCAGAACCAGCTTCTGTTCATAAGCGATTGGATGCAAGCAACAGGTGAAAAGCTAAATGACTTTGAGTTGAAGTCAGAACCGGTGCAAGAAGGGTTCCCAGCACAGGTGATGGGCGATGGCCCAACGGAGCGCAAAGGAGCAACACCTCAACTCTTTGCCTGCCTTATTGCGACCGCACGTTTCGAGCTCACACTATCGACCCCCTACTTTGTCCCCGATGAAACTGTTCTGGAAGCATTGCGTGCTGCAGCATATCGAGGCGTAAAGGTCACTTTGATTTTTCCAAAGGTCAACGACAGCTGGATCGTGGCAGCCGCAAGTCGCAGCCACTATTTCAAACTTCTGGAGGCCGGCTGTGATCTCTTTGAATTCAAAGGCGGTCTATTGCACGCCAAGACACTCACAATGGATAAGAAGATCACTTTGATCGGCTCTTCAAATCTGGATCTGCGCAGCTTCGACCTAAACTACGAAAACAACATTCTGTTGCAAGACAATGCAATAACGAGCTCTGTTTTGGGACGACAACAGCAATACCTCGACAGTTCAGATCAAGTCTTTTTTGAAACAGTTTCCGGTTGGTCGTATCTCAAGCGAATAAAAAATAACGTCATCGCAACAGTTAGCCCAATCTTGTAG
- a CDS encoding twin transmembrane helix small protein: MSGVVSILVPIALFAVALVLALGLWNMMRGGDPSRSQKLMRYRVLLQFVAIILIMLSIYFTSTS, encoded by the coding sequence ATGAGCGGTGTCGTTTCCATCCTTGTTCCAATTGCGCTTTTCGCCGTCGCGCTGGTCCTTGCCCTCGGCCTTTGGAATATGATGCGCGGTGGTGATCCAAGTCGCTCGCAAAAACTCATGAGATACCGCGTGCTGCTTCAGTTCGTAGCTATCATATTGATAATGCTATCGATTTACTTCACCAGCACCTCCTGA
- a CDS encoding cob(I)yrinic acid a,c-diamide adenosyltransferase, translated as MVTLNKIYTKTGDDGTTALGSGERRQKHDLRIEAYGTVDETNSVVGLVRLHASKEMPHLDELLGRIQNDLFDLGADLATPETDEDLGYEPLRITANQVSSLEDAIDQLNVELSPLKSFVLPGGTPLATYLHQARTVARRAERLVAALTQKEQINTQALQYLNRLSDLFFVASRYANLKGEGDVLWVAGKNR; from the coding sequence ATGGTCACCCTCAATAAGATCTATACAAAAACGGGCGATGACGGCACCACGGCATTGGGCAGCGGTGAGCGAAGACAAAAACATGATCTTCGCATCGAAGCCTATGGAACTGTTGATGAAACCAACTCCGTCGTTGGCCTTGTCCGGTTACATGCATCCAAAGAAATGCCGCATCTGGATGAGCTGCTTGGGCGAATCCAAAACGACCTGTTTGATCTGGGAGCCGACCTCGCAACGCCGGAAACCGATGAAGATCTTGGGTATGAGCCCCTGCGCATCACGGCCAATCAAGTCAGTTCGCTAGAGGATGCCATTGACCAGCTGAACGTAGAGTTGTCCCCACTGAAGTCGTTTGTCCTACCAGGCGGCACCCCACTCGCGACCTACCTCCATCAAGCGCGAACAGTCGCCCGTCGCGCAGAACGACTCGTCGCTGCTCTCACTCAAAAAGAGCAGATCAATACGCAAGCTCTTCAGTACCTTAACCGCCTTTCCGACCTCTTTTTCGTGGCATCCCGCTATGCAAACCTGAAGGGCGAAGGCGACGTTTTGTGGGTGGCAGGCAAAAACAGGTAA
- a CDS encoding electron transfer flavoprotein subunit beta/FixA family protein has translation MKIIVPVKRVVDYNVKVRVKADGSGVELANVKMSMNPFDEIAVEEALRLREAGKATEVIVVSIGPKQATETIRTGLAMGADRGILVQADDIVEPLAVAKALKGIVEEEEPGLVILGKQAIDDDCNQTGQMLAALLGWAQGTFASKIDLGEGTVDVTREIDGGLQTIKLNMPAIVTTDLRLNEPRYASLPNIMKAKKKPIAEKTLADFGVDATPRLKVLKTSEPASRKAGVKVASVAELVDKLKNEAGVL, from the coding sequence ATGAAAATTATCGTGCCCGTAAAACGGGTCGTTGACTATAACGTAAAGGTTCGCGTCAAAGCGGACGGCTCCGGCGTTGAACTTGCAAACGTCAAAATGTCCATGAACCCTTTCGACGAAATCGCGGTGGAAGAAGCTCTTCGTCTGAGGGAAGCTGGCAAAGCAACGGAAGTAATCGTTGTTTCCATTGGCCCTAAGCAGGCAACCGAGACCATCCGTACTGGTCTTGCAATGGGTGCTGACCGCGGCATTCTGGTGCAAGCTGATGATATCGTTGAGCCTCTTGCAGTTGCAAAAGCGCTGAAGGGGATCGTCGAGGAAGAAGAGCCAGGTCTCGTTATCCTCGGCAAGCAGGCGATTGATGACGATTGTAACCAGACTGGTCAAATGCTCGCGGCACTGCTGGGCTGGGCACAGGGCACATTCGCGTCCAAGATCGATCTTGGCGAAGGCACTGTTGACGTCACCCGTGAAATCGATGGCGGCTTGCAGACTATAAAGCTGAACATGCCAGCGATCGTCACAACTGACTTGCGCCTCAACGAGCCACGTTATGCATCCCTGCCTAACATCATGAAGGCAAAGAAGAAGCCAATCGCTGAAAAGACCCTCGCGGACTTCGGTGTTGACGCTACTCCACGCCTAAAGGTTCTGAAAACTTCTGAACCTGCATCACGTAAGGCTGGCGTCAAAGTTGCTTCTGTTGCAGAGCTTGTCGACAAGCTTAAAAACGAAGCTGGCGTTCTTTAA
- a CDS encoding TspO/MBR family protein produces the protein MPFSDTTKAKLRSRVVWSRLVGWGLLCYATAAYGGIVTTPAIPEWYSSLNKPSFHPPNWVFAPVWSVLYTLLSVSVWLATEFRSDPVETKATRNAKITIQITFVILLFLNGIWSWTFFGQQNPPIGLIVLILLLAISLFTFRLFYKSQVYAAWLYLPYLLWVSFAVILNISIVVLN, from the coding sequence GTGCCCTTTAGCGACACCACAAAAGCAAAACTTAGAAGCCGAGTTGTCTGGAGTCGCCTCGTTGGATGGGGACTTTTATGTTACGCAACAGCAGCTTACGGCGGCATCGTAACCACTCCGGCTATCCCGGAATGGTATTCCTCGCTCAATAAACCATCATTTCACCCACCCAACTGGGTTTTCGCACCAGTTTGGTCTGTGCTTTACACATTACTCAGCGTAAGTGTATGGTTAGCAACGGAATTTCGGAGTGATCCTGTAGAAACCAAGGCAACACGAAACGCCAAAATAACAATCCAGATTACATTCGTTATTCTATTGTTTTTAAACGGAATTTGGTCCTGGACATTTTTCGGGCAACAAAATCCGCCGATTGGCCTGATCGTACTTATCCTCCTGCTTGCAATAAGCTTATTCACCTTCCGCCTGTTTTACAAATCCCAGGTTTACGCAGCTTGGCTATATCTCCCCTACCTCCTTTGGGTTAGCTTTGCAGTCATACTGAATATCTCTATTGTGGTTTTAAATTAG